In Vidua chalybeata isolate OUT-0048 chromosome 9, bVidCha1 merged haplotype, whole genome shotgun sequence, a genomic segment contains:
- the BRINP2 gene encoding BMP/retinoic acid-inducible neural-specific protein 2 isoform X1, whose amino-acid sequence MGRQDLPRADGPPPMLPWPLALLALSACCLWGVAGGAGSTVPQGHAAPATPSSSSSSSSPSARAPLDWLLTDRGPFYRAQEYVDFMERYRQGFTTRYRIYREFARWKVNNLALERKDFFSLPLPLAPEFIRNIRLLGRRPSPQQITDSLIKKYGTHFLLAATLGGEESLTIFVDKRKLSRRAEPVAGAGNSSGVSLETLHQLAASYFIDRESTLRRLHHIQIATAAIKVTETRTGPLGCSNYDNLDSVSSVLVQSPENKVQLQGLQTVLPSYLRERFVVAALSYIACSSAGELVCRRSDCRCQCQPAFPRCNCPEADIQALESSLAQLGRAWESHHSQFEESEEFQALVKRLPTDRFLNRTAISHFWTMDLDVQHRYQQLGTSLKLLSRKTYRLIRRLFNLSKRCHRQPRFKLPKERSLPYWWSRAQSLLYCSETAVPGTFLEESHSCTCPSEQPSCQGSIPCALGEGPACASCDQDNSTRCGTCNHGYVLTQGFCRPEVADSLEHYLGLETDLQDLELKYLLQKRDSRIEVHSIFISNDMRLGSWFDPSWRKRMLLTLKSNKYKPGLVHVMLALSLQICLTKNSTLEPVMAIYVNPFGGSHSESWFMPVNEGSFPDWERTTVDASAQCQNWTITLGNKWKTFFETVHVYLRSRIKSLDDSSNETIYYEPLEMSDPSKNLGYMKINSLQVFGYSLPFEPDAIRDLILQLDYPYTQGSQDSAMLQLLEIRDRVNRLSPPGKIRLDLFTCLLRHRLKLANNEVARIQSSLRAFNAKLPSALEQETGKLCS is encoded by the exons atggggcgGCAGGACCTCCCACGTGCTGACGGGCCCCCGCCCATGCTCCCGTGGCcgctggccctgctggccctgagcgcctgctgcctctggggagtggccggcggggcgggcagcACCGTGCCCCAGGGCCATGCAGCCCCTGCGaccccctcctcttcctcctcatcctcctctccctccGCCCGGGCGCCCCTCGACTGGCTCCTCACCGACCGGGGACCCTTCTACCGAGCTCAGGAGTACGTGGACTTCATGGAGCGCTACCGGCAGGGTTTCACCACCAGGTACAGGATCTACAG AGAGTTTGCCCGTTGGAAGGTGAATAATTTGGCCTTGGAGAGGAAAGATTTCTTCAGCCTTCCACTTCCCCTGGCCCCTGAATTCATCCGCAACATCCGACTGCTGGGGCGTCGGCCCAGCCCGCAGCAGATCACCGACAGCCTCATCAAAAAGTATGGGACACActtcctgctggctgccacGCTGGGAG GAGAGGAGTCCCTGACCATTTTTGTGGACAAGCGCAAGCTGAGCCGGAGGGCAGAGCCCGTGGCGGGGGCTGGGAACAGCTCGGGGGTCTCGCTGGAGACCCTGCACCAGCTGGCAGCCTCCTACTTCATCGACCGGGAGAGCACCCTGCGCCGGCTGCACCACATCCAGATCGCCACGGCCGCCATCAAG GTGACAGAAACACGGACAGGGCCACTCGGCTGCAGCAACTATGACAACCTGGACTCAGTGAGCTCTGTCCTGGTGCAGAGCCCTGAGAACAAAGTGCAGCTCCAAG GGCTGCAGACGGTGCTCCCCTCCTACCTGCGGGAGAGGTTCGTGGTGGCTGCCCTCAGCTACATCGCCTGCAGCTCTGCCGGGGAGCTGGTGTGCCGCCGGAGCGACTGCcgctgccagtgccagcccgCCTTCCCCCGCTGCAACTGCCCCGAGGCCGACATCCAGGcgctggagagcagcctggcccagctcGGGCGAGCCTGGGAGAGCCACCACAGCCAGTTCGAGGAGTCAG AGGAGTTTCAGGCCCTGGTGAAAAGACTCCCCACGGACCGTTTCCTGAACAGGACAGCCATCTCCCACTTCTGGACCATGGATCTGGATGTCCAGCATCGCTACCAACAGCTGGGCACCAGCCTGAAGCTGCTCTCTAGAAAAACCTACCGACTCATCCGGCGGCTCTTCAACCTCAGCAAACGCTGCCACCGCCAACCTCGCTTCAAGCTGCCGAAGGAGAG GTCCCTCCCTTACTGGTGGAGCCGCGCACAGTCGCTCCTGTACTGCAGCGAGACCGCCGTGCCTGGGACCTTCCTGGAAGAAAGCCACAGCTGTACCTGTCCCTCCGAGCAGCCCTCCTGCCAGGGGTCCATACCGTGTGCCTTGGGTGAGGggccagcctgtgccagctgtgaCCAGGACAACAGCACCCGCTGCGGGACCTGCAACCACGGCTACGTGCTCACCCAGGGCTTCTGCCGCCCTGAGGTGGCTGACTCACTGGAGCACTACCTGGGGCTGGAGACCGATCTGCAGGACTTGGAGCTCAAGTACCTCCTGCAGAAACGGGACAGCCGCATTGAGGTGCACTCCATCTTCATCAGCAACGACATGCGCCTGGGGAGCTGGTTCGACCCCTCCTGGAGGAAGCGCATGCTCTTGACCCTGAAGAGCAACAAGTACAAGCCCGGGCTGGTTCACGTCATGTTGGCCCTCTCTCTGCAGATCTGCCTCACCAAGAACAGCACCCTGGAGCCCGTCATGGCCATCTATGTTAACCCCTTTGGGGGAAGCCACTCAGAGAGCTGGTTCATGCCTGTCAATGAGGGCAGCTTCCCAGACTGGGAAAGGACTACTGTAGATGCCTCTGCCCAGTGCCAAAACTGGACGATCACCTTGGGCAACAAGTGGAAGACCTTCTTTGAAACCGTCCACGTCTACTTGCGGAGCCGCATCAAGTCTCTGGATGACAGCTCCAATGAGACAATCTACTATGAACCCTTGGAGATGTCAGATCCCTCCAAGAACCTGGGCTACATGAAAATCAACAGCTTGCAAGTCTTTGGCTACAGCCTGCCCTTTGAGCCAGACGCTATCCGTGACCTGATCCTGCAGCTGGACTACCCCTACACCCAGGGCTCCCAGGACTCAGCcatgctccagctgctggagatcAGGGACCGGGTGAACAGGCTCTCACCCCCTGGCAAAATCCGCCTCGACCTCTTCACTTGTTTGCTCCGGCACCGGCTCAAGCTGGCCAACAATGAGGTGGCGAGGATCCAGTCCTCCTTGAGAGCCTTCAACGCCAAGCTGCCCAGCGCGCTGGAGCAGGAGACAGGCAAGCTGTGCAGCTAA
- the BRINP2 gene encoding BMP/retinoic acid-inducible neural-specific protein 2 isoform X2: MGRQDLPRADGPPPMLPWPLALLALSACCLWGVAGGAGSTVPQGHAAPATPSSSSSSSSPSARAPLDWLLTDRGPFYRAQEYVDFMERYRQGFTTREFARWKVNNLALERKDFFSLPLPLAPEFIRNIRLLGRRPSPQQITDSLIKKYGTHFLLAATLGGEESLTIFVDKRKLSRRAEPVAGAGNSSGVSLETLHQLAASYFIDRESTLRRLHHIQIATAAIKVTETRTGPLGCSNYDNLDSVSSVLVQSPENKVQLQGLQTVLPSYLRERFVVAALSYIACSSAGELVCRRSDCRCQCQPAFPRCNCPEADIQALESSLAQLGRAWESHHSQFEESEEFQALVKRLPTDRFLNRTAISHFWTMDLDVQHRYQQLGTSLKLLSRKTYRLIRRLFNLSKRCHRQPRFKLPKERSLPYWWSRAQSLLYCSETAVPGTFLEESHSCTCPSEQPSCQGSIPCALGEGPACASCDQDNSTRCGTCNHGYVLTQGFCRPEVADSLEHYLGLETDLQDLELKYLLQKRDSRIEVHSIFISNDMRLGSWFDPSWRKRMLLTLKSNKYKPGLVHVMLALSLQICLTKNSTLEPVMAIYVNPFGGSHSESWFMPVNEGSFPDWERTTVDASAQCQNWTITLGNKWKTFFETVHVYLRSRIKSLDDSSNETIYYEPLEMSDPSKNLGYMKINSLQVFGYSLPFEPDAIRDLILQLDYPYTQGSQDSAMLQLLEIRDRVNRLSPPGKIRLDLFTCLLRHRLKLANNEVARIQSSLRAFNAKLPSALEQETGKLCS, from the exons atggggcgGCAGGACCTCCCACGTGCTGACGGGCCCCCGCCCATGCTCCCGTGGCcgctggccctgctggccctgagcgcctgctgcctctggggagtggccggcggggcgggcagcACCGTGCCCCAGGGCCATGCAGCCCCTGCGaccccctcctcttcctcctcatcctcctctccctccGCCCGGGCGCCCCTCGACTGGCTCCTCACCGACCGGGGACCCTTCTACCGAGCTCAGGAGTACGTGGACTTCATGGAGCGCTACCGGCAGGGTTTCACCACCAG AGAGTTTGCCCGTTGGAAGGTGAATAATTTGGCCTTGGAGAGGAAAGATTTCTTCAGCCTTCCACTTCCCCTGGCCCCTGAATTCATCCGCAACATCCGACTGCTGGGGCGTCGGCCCAGCCCGCAGCAGATCACCGACAGCCTCATCAAAAAGTATGGGACACActtcctgctggctgccacGCTGGGAG GAGAGGAGTCCCTGACCATTTTTGTGGACAAGCGCAAGCTGAGCCGGAGGGCAGAGCCCGTGGCGGGGGCTGGGAACAGCTCGGGGGTCTCGCTGGAGACCCTGCACCAGCTGGCAGCCTCCTACTTCATCGACCGGGAGAGCACCCTGCGCCGGCTGCACCACATCCAGATCGCCACGGCCGCCATCAAG GTGACAGAAACACGGACAGGGCCACTCGGCTGCAGCAACTATGACAACCTGGACTCAGTGAGCTCTGTCCTGGTGCAGAGCCCTGAGAACAAAGTGCAGCTCCAAG GGCTGCAGACGGTGCTCCCCTCCTACCTGCGGGAGAGGTTCGTGGTGGCTGCCCTCAGCTACATCGCCTGCAGCTCTGCCGGGGAGCTGGTGTGCCGCCGGAGCGACTGCcgctgccagtgccagcccgCCTTCCCCCGCTGCAACTGCCCCGAGGCCGACATCCAGGcgctggagagcagcctggcccagctcGGGCGAGCCTGGGAGAGCCACCACAGCCAGTTCGAGGAGTCAG AGGAGTTTCAGGCCCTGGTGAAAAGACTCCCCACGGACCGTTTCCTGAACAGGACAGCCATCTCCCACTTCTGGACCATGGATCTGGATGTCCAGCATCGCTACCAACAGCTGGGCACCAGCCTGAAGCTGCTCTCTAGAAAAACCTACCGACTCATCCGGCGGCTCTTCAACCTCAGCAAACGCTGCCACCGCCAACCTCGCTTCAAGCTGCCGAAGGAGAG GTCCCTCCCTTACTGGTGGAGCCGCGCACAGTCGCTCCTGTACTGCAGCGAGACCGCCGTGCCTGGGACCTTCCTGGAAGAAAGCCACAGCTGTACCTGTCCCTCCGAGCAGCCCTCCTGCCAGGGGTCCATACCGTGTGCCTTGGGTGAGGggccagcctgtgccagctgtgaCCAGGACAACAGCACCCGCTGCGGGACCTGCAACCACGGCTACGTGCTCACCCAGGGCTTCTGCCGCCCTGAGGTGGCTGACTCACTGGAGCACTACCTGGGGCTGGAGACCGATCTGCAGGACTTGGAGCTCAAGTACCTCCTGCAGAAACGGGACAGCCGCATTGAGGTGCACTCCATCTTCATCAGCAACGACATGCGCCTGGGGAGCTGGTTCGACCCCTCCTGGAGGAAGCGCATGCTCTTGACCCTGAAGAGCAACAAGTACAAGCCCGGGCTGGTTCACGTCATGTTGGCCCTCTCTCTGCAGATCTGCCTCACCAAGAACAGCACCCTGGAGCCCGTCATGGCCATCTATGTTAACCCCTTTGGGGGAAGCCACTCAGAGAGCTGGTTCATGCCTGTCAATGAGGGCAGCTTCCCAGACTGGGAAAGGACTACTGTAGATGCCTCTGCCCAGTGCCAAAACTGGACGATCACCTTGGGCAACAAGTGGAAGACCTTCTTTGAAACCGTCCACGTCTACTTGCGGAGCCGCATCAAGTCTCTGGATGACAGCTCCAATGAGACAATCTACTATGAACCCTTGGAGATGTCAGATCCCTCCAAGAACCTGGGCTACATGAAAATCAACAGCTTGCAAGTCTTTGGCTACAGCCTGCCCTTTGAGCCAGACGCTATCCGTGACCTGATCCTGCAGCTGGACTACCCCTACACCCAGGGCTCCCAGGACTCAGCcatgctccagctgctggagatcAGGGACCGGGTGAACAGGCTCTCACCCCCTGGCAAAATCCGCCTCGACCTCTTCACTTGTTTGCTCCGGCACCGGCTCAAGCTGGCCAACAATGAGGTGGCGAGGATCCAGTCCTCCTTGAGAGCCTTCAACGCCAAGCTGCCCAGCGCGCTGGAGCAGGAGACAGGCAAGCTGTGCAGCTAA